In Isoptericola variabilis 225, the genomic window CGGGTGCTCGGCGCCCATCGCTCCGTTGCCGGCCGAGTACGACGACTCGTCGAGGCTGGCCAGGACGTGCACCTGGTCCCGCGGGTTGGTCCGGAAGTTGTACCACTCGTCGTAGCGCTCCCAGCGGCTCGGCAGGTGGTCGGTCGACGGGTGGACCTGGTCCTCGACCTTGACGGTCGCCGTCTGGTTCTGCGGGTGCGACTGGAAGTAGGCGCCGACGAGTTCGCCGTACCACGGCCAGTCGTACTCGGTGTCGCTCGCCGCGTGGATGCCGGCGTAACCGCCGCCGTTCTGGATGTACCGCTCGAACGCCGCCTGCTGCTCGGCGTTGAGGACGTCACCCGTCGTGGACAGGAACACCACGACGTCGAAGCCCGCCAGGTACTCGTCGTTGAACAGCGTCGGGTCCTCCGTCGCGGTGACGTCGAAACCGTTGTCGGCGCCGAGCTGTTCGATCGCAGCGATGCCTACCGGGATCGAGCCGTGCCGGAAGCCGGCCGTCCTCGAGAACACCAGGGCGTGGAAGTGGTCGGCCTCACCGGGGTGGGCGGCGAGGCTGGTCGATGCGGCAGCCGTCGCCGCCGTCGGGATGGCCGATGTCTCCACGGCGGGTGCCGCGTACGCGGCGACACCCGTCGTGAGAGCCAGCGACGCCGCACCCAGGACGGCGGCTGCCGTCCGGACCGCGCGGGGCACGGCGGCTCTCGTTCGCACGTGACTCACTGATCGTCTCCTCGTCGAGCAGATCTACCGCGCGGCCGGCCGGCCGGCGGGGTGGTGCCGTCGGCGCCGAGACGCCGACCGTGCGCTCCGGTCGTCGGGCACCCCGCGGCCCCGGGGTGCCCGACGACGGTTGTGGTGGCGGGTCAGGTCAGGTCGACCCACCCGCTGTGGTTCTCCGAGCTGCGCTCGACGGCGTCGAGCACGCGCTGGACCGCGAGCCCGTCGGCGAACGACGGCGTGGGCTGGCGCCCCGCCGCGAGGTCGCCCACCAGGTCGACGACCTGGTGCGTGAAGGCGTGCTCGTAGCCGAGGCCGTGCCCCGGGGGCCACCAGGCGCCCGCGTACGGGTGCTCGGGCTCGGTGACCACGATGCGGCGGAAGCCCGCCGTCTTCGGTTCCTCCTGGGCGTCGAAGAAGTGCAGGAGGTTCATGTCCTCGAAGTCGAACGCGAGCGACCCCTTGGACCCGTTGATCTCGAGCCGGATCGCGTTCTTGCGGCCCCAGGCGAAGCGGGTCGCCTCGAACGTCGCGAGCCCACCGCCCGACATCCGGCCGAAGAACACCGCGGCGTCGTCGACCGTGACCGGACCCGTGCCCTCCCCCGCCTCGCCCGCGAGCCCCGCGAACGAGGACGGGAGGGGGCGCTCCTTGACGAAGGTCTCGAGCGTGCCGCTCACCCCGACGACGGACTCGCCGGTGATGAACTGGGCCAGGTCGACCACGTGGGCGCCGATGTCGCCCAGCGCGCCCGAGCCCGCCTTCGCCTTGTCGAGGCGCCACGACAGCGGCGCGCTCGGGTCCGCGATCCAGTCCTGCAGGTACTGCGCGCGCACGTGCCGCACCTGGCCGATCCGGCCGTCGGCGACCAGCGTGCGGGCGAGCTGGATCGCCGGGACGCGGCGGTAGGTGAACCCGACCATCGCGTGCACGCCCCGCTCGGCCGCCTTCTCCGCCGCGGCGACCATCGCCTCGGCCTCCGCGACGGAGTTGGCGAGCGGCTTCTCGCACAGGACGTGCTTGCCGGCCTCGAGGGCGGCGATGGCGATCTCGGCGTGGGTGTCACCCGGCGTGCAGACGTCCACGAGGTCGACGTCGTCGCGCGTGACGAGCTCCTTCCAGCTCGTCACCGCGTCGTCCCAGCCGAGCCGGTCCGCCGCGGCCCGTACGGCCTCGGCGTGCCTGCCGGCCACGACCCGCATGCGCGGCGCCATCGGCAGGTCGAAGAACCGCGGTGCGGTCCGCCATGCCTGCGAGTGGGCGGCCCCCATGAAGGCGTACCCGACGAGGCCGACACCCAGCGTGGGCTTCCCCTCGGTCTGCTCGTCCGTCCGTTCGCTCATCACCCCTCCTCTCGTGCGCGTTCGTCAGGTCAGGACCGGAAGCCGAGCTCCATGTACTGGTCGACGTTGTCCGCCGTCACCACCGGGGCGTGGAGCTGGATCTCGCGGGGCACGCCGGCCGAGACGAGGTCGCTCATCTCCTTGTTCTGGGCGATGAGGCGGGCCAGCTTGATGCCGTCGGCGGCCTGCGTCGACGGGTAGATGACCGTGGCCTCGAGGACCGAGTCACCGGCCTTGATGTGCTCCATGACGTCGAGCGAGCCGGCGCCGCCGACCATGAAGAACTCGTCGCGGCCCGCGTTCTCGATGGCCGCGAGGACGCCGACGCCCTGGTCGTCGTCGTGGTTCCAGATGGCGTCGATGTGCGGCTCGGCCTGCAGGAGGTTCGACGTCGCCGTCTCGCCGCCCTGGATGGTGAAGTCGGCGGCCACCTGCGTCGAGACGGAGAGCCCGCACTCGGACAGCGCGTCGGCGAAGCCCTGGCTGCGTTCCTGCGTCAGCGGCAGGTTGGCGATGCCCTGGATCTCGGCGACGACGGCGTCAGGGTTGTCGCCCAGGCGCTCGCAGATGTAGGTGCCGGCGCTCACGCCCATGCCGTAGTTGTCGCCGAGGATCGTGGCGCGCGAGGCGAACGGGCTGGACAGCTCGCGGTCGACGTTGATGACCGGGATGCCGGCCTCCATCGCCTGGAGGGCGACGTCCGTGAGCGCGTCACCGTCGAAGGGCAGCAGCACGATGGCGTCGACGCCCTCGTTGATGAACTGCTCGATGTGGCTGATCTGCATGTTGACGTCGTTGGTCGCCTCGGCCTGGCGCAGCTCGATGTCCTCGTACTGCTCGGCGGTGTCGAGCGCGGCGCGGGTGATGGCACCCATCCAGCCGTGGTCGGCGGCGGGGGCCGAGAAGCCGATGGTGACCGTGTCGCCGGGGTCGTCGTTGCTCGACGCGGCACCCGCGTTCTGGCTCGTGCCCTCGCTCTCCTCGGCGGGCGGCTCGTTGCTGACGCACCCTGCGGCGAGCAGGGCGACGGTGGCCGCGGCCACGGAGGCGCCGAAGGCGCGGTTGCGGGTCATTCGTGCGGACATGTGTATCTTCCTCGATTCGGTCCGTGCTGGGTGGGGATCGTTGGGGTCGGTGACCGCGCGCGGGCGCGCGGGTCGGGTCGTGGGGATCAGCTGGATTTCGTGCTGTTGGCGAAGCGCTGCTGGAGCATGACGGCGCCGACGATGATGAGGCCCTTGACGACGTTCTGCGCCGACGTCGACATGTTGTTGATCGTGAAGACGTTGGTCAGCGTGGTGAGGATGAGGACGCCGAACACGGAGCCGACGATCGTGCCCCGGCCGCCGATGAGCAGCGTGCCGCCGATGACCACGACGGCGATCGCCTCGAGCTCGTAGAGCATGCCGTGCGTGGACGTGCCTGCCGTCGTGCGGCCGAGCATCATCACGGCGGCGATGCCGGCGGTCAGGCCGGCGAGCCCGTAGATGTAGAGCGTGTGCCGGCGGACGTTGATGCCCGCCAGGCGCGCGGCCTCGGCGTTGCCACCGATCGCCACGGTGCGGCGGCCGAACGTCGTGCGGTTGAGCAGGATCCATCCGGCGACCGCGACGGCGGCGAAGATCCAGACCAGGACGGGGATGCCCAGGAAGCTGGCCCCGAAGAAGTCCGAGAACCCGCCGACCGTGATGCGCTGGGTCTGCCGGTTGGAGATCATCTCCGCCAGGCCACGGGCGCTCGCCAGCATCGCGAGCGTCGCGATGAATGGCACGACCTTGCCGTACGCGATGACCACCCCGTTGACGAGGCCGGCGACCGTGCCGACGACGAGCGCGGTGACCACGATGATGAGCCAGTGCGTGTTCTCGGCCATGGTCTGGGTGGCGAGCGTCGTCGCCCACACGGTCGCCAGGCCCATGACGGACCCGACGGAGAGGTCGATGCCGCCCGAGGTGATGACGAACGTCATGCCGACACCCAGGACGCCGATGACGGCCGCGAGACGCAGGATCGTCAGCATGTTGCCGAGGTTGGCGAAGCGGTCAC contains:
- a CDS encoding Gfo/Idh/MocA family protein — protein: MSERTDEQTEGKPTLGVGLVGYAFMGAAHSQAWRTAPRFFDLPMAPRMRVVAGRHAEAVRAAADRLGWDDAVTSWKELVTRDDVDLVDVCTPGDTHAEIAIAALEAGKHVLCEKPLANSVAEAEAMVAAAEKAAERGVHAMVGFTYRRVPAIQLARTLVADGRIGQVRHVRAQYLQDWIADPSAPLSWRLDKAKAGSGALGDIGAHVVDLAQFITGESVVGVSGTLETFVKERPLPSSFAGLAGEAGEGTGPVTVDDAAVFFGRMSGGGLATFEATRFAWGRKNAIRLEINGSKGSLAFDFEDMNLLHFFDAQEEPKTAGFRRIVVTEPEHPYAGAWWPPGHGLGYEHAFTHQVVDLVGDLAAGRQPTPSFADGLAVQRVLDAVERSSENHSGWVDLT
- a CDS encoding substrate-binding domain-containing protein — encoded protein: MSARMTRNRAFGASVAAATVALLAAGCVSNEPPAEESEGTSQNAGAASSNDDPGDTVTIGFSAPAADHGWMGAITRAALDTAEQYEDIELRQAEATNDVNMQISHIEQFINEGVDAIVLLPFDGDALTDVALQAMEAGIPVINVDRELSSPFASRATILGDNYGMGVSAGTYICERLGDNPDAVVAEIQGIANLPLTQERSQGFADALSECGLSVSTQVAADFTIQGGETATSNLLQAEPHIDAIWNHDDDQGVGVLAAIENAGRDEFFMVGGAGSLDVMEHIKAGDSVLEATVIYPSTQAADGIKLARLIAQNKEMSDLVSAGVPREIQLHAPVVTADNVDQYMELGFRS
- a CDS encoding ABC transporter permease, coding for MSETTAARPAESSTERRSWLGGSVGRNLGLVVALLLLCAVGIITGGDRFANLGNMLTILRLAAVIGVLGVGMTFVITSGGIDLSVGSVMGLATVWATTLATQTMAENTHWLIIVVTALVVGTVAGLVNGVVIAYGKVVPFIATLAMLASARGLAEMISNRQTQRITVGGFSDFFGASFLGIPVLVWIFAAVAVAGWILLNRTTFGRRTVAIGGNAEAARLAGINVRRHTLYIYGLAGLTAGIAAVMMLGRTTAGTSTHGMLYELEAIAVVVIGGTLLIGGRGTIVGSVFGVLILTTLTNVFTINNMSTSAQNVVKGLIIVGAVMLQQRFANSTKSS